A single genomic interval of Rhododendron vialii isolate Sample 1 chromosome 3a, ASM3025357v1 harbors:
- the LOC131318963 gene encoding serine/arginine-rich SC35-like splicing factor SCL30, translating into MRRYSPAYYSPPRRGYGGRGRSPPRRGYGRSKEQNNGSLLVRNIPLDCRPEELRVPFERFGLVRDVYIPRDYHTGEPRGFAFVQFVDPYEAAEAQYQMNRAIFAGREITVVVAAETRKRPEEMRRRSSVRGTSGYGGRQSRYGRSRSRSVSCSRSPHYPSGSRSRHRSRSYSPAPRRRADYSISPNRRQADHLRSPREPPKERDSDRGRRSYSPGYENDGDEKQNGDAYGKKAAYDSNEARRPWKSSPGRASRSPSGSRSRSADLSP; encoded by the exons ATGCGGAGGTACAGCCCAGCATACTACAGTCCTCCGAGGAGAGGATATGGTGGCCGAGGACGAAGCCCCCCACGTAGGGGATATGGGAGAAGCAAGGAACAGAATAATGGTAGCCTTTTAGTTCGAAACATTCCTTTGGACTgcag ACCAGAAGAACTTAGAGTTCCATTTGAAAGATTTGGGCTAGTCCGGGATGTTTATATTCCAAGGGACTATCACACAGG GGAACCTCGTGGCTTTGCATTTGTGCAGTTTGTGGACCCGTATGAGGCAGCAGAGGCTCAGTACCAAATGAATAGGGCGATATTTGCTGGTAGGGAGATAACTGTGGTTGTTGCTGCTGAGACAAGGAAAAGGCCTGAAGAGATGCGTAGAAGATCTAGTGTGAG GGGAACATCAGGATATGGAGGTCGGCAATCTCGTTATG GACGATCTCGGTCTCGTTCAGTATCTTGTTCGCGTTCCCCCCATTACCCTTCTGGTTCTCGTAGTCGTCATCGTTCGAG GTCCTATTCTCCTGCTCCCAGGCGTCGAGCTGACTACTCCATTTCCCCAAATAGAAGGCAAGCGGACCACTTAAGATCACCAAGAGAACCCCCTAAAGAGCGAGACAGTGACCGTGGTCGGAGGTCATACTCTCCAGGTTATGAGAATGATGGTGATGAAAAGCAAAATGGTGATGCGTATGGCAA GAAAGCTGCATATGACTCCAATGAAGCACGAAGGCCCTGGAAGTCTTCACCTGGACGAGCGTCACGATCACCTTCTGGATCTAGATCTAGGTCTGCTGATTTGTCACCCTAG